Proteins from a single region of Thunnus maccoyii chromosome 23, fThuMac1.1, whole genome shotgun sequence:
- the cdkn1d gene encoding cyclin-dependent kinase inhibitor 1D isoform X2 has translation MEMASSSTATAGPAMSSDSELSRLGGIEALKLKVGPVRRNLFGPVDHQQLQHDFQRLLCMSVEVANKRWNFDFQSDVPGQADNIEWEELRCQDVPTFYRSCTVRPVVRPGGGAAKGKRRMSSSSGEGSPISSSSSGSGDEYLEVTTRGCYRIQRLGKHRQASITDFFKVKKRKLLHYKASSRQ, from the exons ATGGAGATGGCCTCTTcatcaacagcaacagcaggacCAGCTATGTCGTCTGACTCGGAGCTTTCTCGACTCGGGGGCATCGAGGCCTTGAAGCTGAAGGTGGGGCCGGTGCGGAGGAATCTCTTCGGGCCCGTGGaccaccagcagctgcagcacgaCTTCCAGCGGCTGCTCTGCATGAGCGTGGAGGTGGCCAACAAGCGTTGGAACTTCGATTTCCAGAGCGACGTGCCGGGACAGGCCGACAACATCGAGTGGGAGGAGCTCAGGTGCCAGGACGTGCCGACGTTTTACCGCAGCTGCACGGTGAGGCCAGTGGTGCGGCCTGGAGGCGGGGCGGCGAAGGGCAAGAGGCGGATGTCGTCTTCGTCAGGCGAGGGTTCGCCAATTTCTAGCAGCTCGTCAGGGTCCGGGGATGAGTACCTGGAGGTGACCACAAGGGGGTGCTACAGGATCCAACGGCTGGGAAAACATAGACAGGCTTCCATCACAG ATTTCTTCaaggtgaagaagaggaagcttCTCCACTACAAAGCATCCTCTCGGCAGTAG
- the cdkn1d gene encoding cyclin-dependent kinase inhibitor 1D isoform X1 → MITGDMEMASSSTATAGPAMSSDSELSRLGGIEALKLKVGPVRRNLFGPVDHQQLQHDFQRLLCMSVEVANKRWNFDFQSDVPGQADNIEWEELRCQDVPTFYRSCTVRPVVRPGGGAAKGKRRMSSSSGEGSPISSSSSGSGDEYLEVTTRGCYRIQRLGKHRQASITDFFKVKKRKLLHYKASSRQ, encoded by the exons GGACATGGAGATGGCCTCTTcatcaacagcaacagcaggacCAGCTATGTCGTCTGACTCGGAGCTTTCTCGACTCGGGGGCATCGAGGCCTTGAAGCTGAAGGTGGGGCCGGTGCGGAGGAATCTCTTCGGGCCCGTGGaccaccagcagctgcagcacgaCTTCCAGCGGCTGCTCTGCATGAGCGTGGAGGTGGCCAACAAGCGTTGGAACTTCGATTTCCAGAGCGACGTGCCGGGACAGGCCGACAACATCGAGTGGGAGGAGCTCAGGTGCCAGGACGTGCCGACGTTTTACCGCAGCTGCACGGTGAGGCCAGTGGTGCGGCCTGGAGGCGGGGCGGCGAAGGGCAAGAGGCGGATGTCGTCTTCGTCAGGCGAGGGTTCGCCAATTTCTAGCAGCTCGTCAGGGTCCGGGGATGAGTACCTGGAGGTGACCACAAGGGGGTGCTACAGGATCCAACGGCTGGGAAAACATAGACAGGCTTCCATCACAG ATTTCTTCaaggtgaagaagaggaagcttCTCCACTACAAAGCATCCTCTCGGCAGTAG